In Scatophagus argus isolate fScaArg1 chromosome 7, fScaArg1.pri, whole genome shotgun sequence, a genomic segment contains:
- the LOC124061601 gene encoding cGMP-inhibited 3',5'-cyclic phosphodiesterase A-like isoform X3 gives MLPRSDWDHKRGSRGSQSSGTTVMVDIAVMGEAHGLITDLLADPSLPPNTCTSLRAVSNLLSTQLTFQPLHRPRPAPLLNPNDAYTLSDSEEGPEKGEKTSFHKRLRRSLHPGLLRRISSTWTTTTSATGLPTIEPGPVRRDRSSSIKPYHETLTCSCGRPYIKLSHGEGSIDKGDRIPRSAEDQVVVSSDYDSTHEANHSDSSDVAHTEENAEEGKNPAQNVILHSLIPPEDKPILAPEPFIMEDLEPLMSQLNNWNFPIFSLMEKTNGKCGRILSQVSYRLFEDTGLFETFKIPVKEFMNYFHALENGYRNIPYHNRVHATDVLHAVWYLTTQPVPGLPSLITDHGSASDSDSDSGITHSHMGFLVSKTYTVSEDGYGCLSGLIPALELMALYVAAAMHDYDHPGRTNAFLVATSAPQAVLYNDRSVLENHHAASAWNLFMSHPEYNFLVNLDHVEFKRFRFLVIEAILATDLKKHFDFLAEFNAKVGDDPSTGIDWSNENDRLLVCQMCIKLADINGPLKCKDLHLQWTEGIVNEFYEQGDEESSLGLPISPFMDRAAPQLAKLQESFITHIVGPLCNSYDSACLIPGRWVEPDPEADEPEITENEEDEEDTAEEDTSTSSEASQKAAPKKRRKVFCQITQHLLENHEMWKKVIAEEAQKQGQGAESVHLNNVAEPILAIHEEEEEPGSREELVEGEDPEEGVEDPEWPVSPQEDSKPPEGLAEGDPQ, from the exons ATGCTCCCCCGCTCGGACTGGGACCACAAGAGAGGCTCCCGAGGATCACAG TCATCAGGCACCACCGTCATGGTGGACATAGCAGTGATGGGAGAAGCTCACGGACTAATCACGGACCTGCTGGCTgatccctctctgcctcccaaCACCTGCACCTCTCTGCGGGCCGTGAGCAACCTGCTAAGCACCCAGCTCACCTTCCAGCCTCTGCACCGCCCACGCCCCGCTCCCCTGCTTAACCCCAACGATGCCTACACCCTCTCCGACTCTGAGGAGGGACctgagaaaggagaaaagacatCCTTCCACAAG cgTCTGAGGAGAAGTCTCCACCCTGGTCTTTTGAGGAGGATCTCTTCCACGTGGACCACCACCACCTCCGCCACAGGCCTGCCCACCATTGAGCCTGGGCCCGTCCGCAGGGACCGCAGCTCCAGCATCAAACCCTACCATGAAACACTCACCTGCAG TTGTGGGAGACCATACATCAAACTGAGCCACGGGGAGGGCTCAATAGACAAGGGAGACAGGATACCTCGGTCAG CAGAGGACCAAGTGGTTGTGTCATCAGACTATGACAGCACCCACGAAGCCaaccacagtgacagcagtgatgtAGCACATACAGAGGAGAAcgcagaggaaggaaaaaaccCTGCCCAGAATGTCATCCTCCATTCACTAATACCTCCTGAG GACAAACCAATTCTGGCTCCAGAACCTTTTATAATGGAGGACTTAGAGCCTTTGATGAGTCAGCTAAACAATTGGAACTTCCCCATCTTCAGTTTGATGGAGAAGACCAATGGGAAATGTGGACGAATCCTCAGTCAG gtctCCTACAGGCTCTTTGAAGACACTGGCCTGTTTGAGACCTTCAAGATCCCTGTAAAAGAATTCATGAACTACTTCCATGCCCTTGAGAATGGTTACAGAAACATACCAT ATCACAACAGGGTCCACGCCACAGATGTGCTCCATGCAGTTTGGTACCTCACGACGCAGCCTGTGCCTGGTCTGCCCAGCCTCATTACTGACCACGGCTCTGCCAGTGACTCAG ACTCGGACAGCGGAATAACACACAGTCATATGGGCTTCCTGGTTTCAAAGACCTACACTGTGTCAGAAGATGGTTATGGTTGCCTGTCAGGCCTCATACCTGCTCTGGAGCTCATGGCCCTTTATGTGGCTGCCGCAATGCATGACTACGATCACCCTGGGCGGACTAATGCTTTCCTGGTGGCCACCAGCGCCCCACAG gcagTGCTCTACAATGATCGATCGGTTCTGGAAAACCACCACGCTGCCTCAGCCTGGAACCTCTTCATGTCTCATCCAGAGTACAACTTCCTCGTGAACCTGGACCACGTGGAGTTCAAACGTTTTCGTTTCCTGGTCATTGAGGCAATACTGGCCACCGATCTGAAGAAGCACTTTGACTTCCTAGCCGAGTTCAATGCCAAG GTGGGCGATGATCCATCCACAGGTATTGATTGGTCTAATGAGAATGACAGGTTGCTGGTGTGCCAGATGTGCATTAAACTGGCTGATATCAATGGGCCTCTGAAGTGCAAGGACCTTCATCTGCAGTGGACTGAGGGCATCGTCAACGAGTTCTATGAGCAG GGTGATGAAGAATCCAGCCTGGGCCTTCCCATCAGCCCCTTCATGGACCGAGCGGCACCACAGTTGGCCAAACTCCAGGAGTCGTTCATCACACACATAGTGGGACCGTTGTGCAACTCCTACGACTCAGCGTGCCTCATACCTGGACGATGGGTGGAACCCGACCCAGAGGCAGACGAGCCGGAGATCACAGAGaacgaggaggatgaggaggatacTGCAGAGGAAGACACGTCCACCAGCTCAGAAGCATCAC AGAAAGCAGCTCccaagaagaggaggaaagtcTTCTGCCAAATCACCCAGCACTTGCTGGAGAACCACGAGATGTGGAAGAAGGTGATCGCGGAGGAGGCCCAGAAACAGGGCCAAGGAGCGGAGTCTGTCCATTTAAACAATGTAGCTGAGCCAATCCTGGCTATtcatgaggaggaagaggagccaggcagcagagaggagctggTAGAAGGAGAGGATCCAGAGGAAGGAGTGGAGGACCCGGAGTGGCCAGTGTCTCCGCAGGAAGACTCTAAACCTCCAGAGGGACTAGCGGAGGGCGACCCACAGTGA